The following proteins come from a genomic window of Capsicum annuum cultivar UCD-10X-F1 unplaced genomic scaffold, UCD10Xv1.1 ctg2489, whole genome shotgun sequence:
- the LOC124890788 gene encoding uncharacterized protein LOC124890788 → MGSVTEQAAKDLLWYPPKHWCGAYFDIVGKNFTCENNFTESFNKWILAARAKPIIKMLEDIRIKVMGRLEDFEEEGEKWIENFCPYAMELYNDFKIIAQSCHVQANGGLGYEVVECTDRHVMSLASKRCTCRTWDLTGIPCPHAIKALEHGKQEP, encoded by the exons ATGGGTTCTGTGACTGAACAAGCAGCCAAAGATCTGTTATGGTACCCTCCAAAACACTGGTGCGGGGCTTATTTTGACATAGTGGGTAAGAACTTCACATGTGAAAATAATTTCACCGAGTCATTCAACAAATGGATTTTGGCGGCAAGGGCAAAACCAATTATTAAGATGCTGGAAGATATCAGAATCAAG GTCATGGGTAGGTTGGAAGATTTTGAAGAGGAGGGTGAAAAGTGGATTGAAAATTTTTGTCCTTATGCCATGGAGTTGTATAATGATTTCAAAATTATTGCACAAAGCTGTCATGTTCAAGCTAATGGAGGCTTAGGATATGAGGTAGTTGAGTGTACTGATAGGCATGTTATGAGTCTTGCTAGTAAGAGATGCACATGTAGGACATGGGACTTGACAGGAATACCATGTCCTCATGCCATTAAAGCTCTTGAACATGGTAAACAAGAACCATAG